A region from the Desulfobulbaceae bacterium genome encodes:
- a CDS encoding primosomal protein N', translating to MYLEVAVASPISNTLTYKSSPDFPASVYRPGLRVLVPLGPRLVTGYILRCAHHLDADPQYAIRAINDLLDPEPIFPENMVAFFEWLAGYYHYPIGEVIKSALPGGLTPQSERRVTLTSTGQSYFSGQSPAEHPAQPWFNKLLADQRLSLTTTKQIWRSKERRLLKKLENAGHVIIENVVSTDSIKTKTETCYAVANSDYPT from the coding sequence ATGTATCTCGAAGTAGCGGTAGCGTCACCGATCAGCAATACACTTACCTATAAATCAAGCCCTGACTTTCCCGCATCTGTCTATAGGCCCGGGTTGCGAGTACTTGTGCCACTTGGGCCCCGCCTGGTCACCGGCTATATTTTACGCTGCGCCCACCATCTTGATGCTGACCCTCAGTATGCAATTCGGGCCATCAATGACCTCCTTGACCCGGAACCAATTTTCCCGGAAAACATGGTTGCTTTTTTTGAGTGGCTGGCAGGATATTATCACTACCCCATCGGCGAGGTTATCAAGTCTGCCCTGCCCGGCGGCCTCACCCCACAAAGCGAACGGCGAGTTACACTGACCAGCACCGGGCAATCCTATTTCTCCGGCCAGTCCCCGGCCGAGCACCCCGCACAACCCTGGTTCAACAAACTCCTGGCAGATCAGAGACTGTCACTGACTACAACAAAGCAGATCTGGCGCAGCAAAGAGCGTCGGCTCCTGAAAAAATTGGAGAATGCCGGCCATGTCATTATAGAAAATGTGGTCAGCACCGATTCAATTAAAACAAAAACTGAAACCTGTTATGCTGTAGCCAACTCTGACTACCCGACA
- the galU gene encoding UTP--glucose-1-phosphate uridylyltransferase GalU, whose translation MKKTPPKPIRKAVIPVAGMGTRFLPASKAIPKEMLTIVDRPTIQYIVEEVVASGIEEVILITSEGKSAIENHFDYDFELDVLLESKGKTELLEEVRHISNLIEIVSVRQKKPLGLGHAILSAKNVIGNEPFLVLLGDDLVVSDVPCCKQMIDLYNEVGESIVAIQKVPMNQTHQYGIVEGEPLKKRIYQVNRMVEKPAPGTTDSNLAIIGRYILHPEIFDMLERTTPGHGGEIQLTDALLALAKKRSMFAYEFDGTRFDAGDKLGYLKAIMAFALRHPVLKDDFKAHLKEVCSSF comes from the coding sequence ATGAAAAAGACACCTCCAAAACCAATACGTAAAGCAGTTATCCCTGTTGCCGGTATGGGCACACGTTTCTTGCCGGCCAGCAAGGCAATACCCAAAGAGATGCTCACAATTGTTGACAGACCGACAATTCAATATATCGTTGAAGAAGTTGTCGCTTCCGGTATCGAGGAAGTTATTCTTATCACCAGCGAAGGCAAATCAGCCATTGAAAACCATTTCGACTATGACTTTGAACTTGATGTCCTCTTGGAGAGCAAAGGTAAAACAGAACTTCTAGAAGAGGTCCGCCACATCTCAAATCTTATCGAGATTGTCTCTGTCCGCCAGAAAAAACCTTTAGGACTGGGTCATGCTATCTTGTCAGCTAAAAATGTTATCGGCAATGAACCATTCCTTGTCCTGCTTGGTGATGACCTGGTTGTCTCTGATGTGCCCTGCTGCAAGCAGATGATTGATCTCTACAATGAAGTAGGTGAATCAATTGTTGCTATCCAGAAGGTTCCAATGAACCAGACACATCAATACGGAATCGTGGAGGGCGAACCACTTAAAAAACGTATCTACCAGGTTAATCGCATGGTAGAAAAACCGGCGCCGGGCACCACCGACTCGAACCTGGCCATTATTGGCCGCTATATTCTTCATCCTGAAATTTTCGATATGCTGGAAAGAACCACCCCCGGTCACGGTGGTGAAATCCAGCTGACCGATGCCCTGCTTGCCTTGGCCAAAAAACGATCCATGTTCGCCTACGAATTCGATGGTACCCGCTTTGACGCTGGTGACAAGCTCGGCTATCTCAAGGCGATTATGGCCTTTGCGCTAAGACACCCTGTCTTAAAGGATGATTTCAAAGCCCATCTTAAAGAAGTTTGCTCATCATTTTAA